In Streptomyces sp. NBC_00091, the following proteins share a genomic window:
- a CDS encoding YcaO-like family protein translates to MTSWAPQVFAPYPQQPDLLFARVAARSAAFETTSAAGGAPVLVGSAAGHDRDQVTLGARGELLERLGNVMAGREAEAAAELVGTREELRREGIPAVEPQVRADTRRLWVRGRTVRGAEVFVPAGAAFLHHRPPPGCDAAQSSGSTGLAAHPDVMSAARHAAWEVLERDLIRRSWYGLADRPPSLLPFAPPPALAGFLRSSGLTATAFGVPAPAGCACVVVCLHRPDGTGQAFGARCGPADNVGALAEKAAYEAVMVRWSMRTRVARRAWDEWHGTSPPVTAVQHALWTYHRQDSLGLWDVRPVPELRPGSGVRTDPLDVLAGHTGRDVILVESTSAPAREAGVRVVRLLAPGALPLPSAGHTGHPHPFG, encoded by the coding sequence GTGACGTCATGGGCTCCCCAGGTGTTCGCCCCCTATCCGCAGCAGCCGGACCTGCTGTTCGCCCGGGTCGCGGCCCGTTCGGCGGCGTTCGAGACGACGAGCGCGGCCGGCGGGGCGCCGGTGCTCGTCGGCAGTGCCGCGGGGCACGACCGGGACCAGGTCACCCTGGGCGCCCGCGGGGAGCTGCTGGAGCGGCTCGGGAACGTGATGGCGGGCCGGGAGGCCGAGGCCGCCGCCGAGCTGGTGGGCACCCGGGAGGAGCTGCGCCGCGAGGGGATCCCCGCCGTTGAGCCACAGGTACGCGCGGACACCCGGCGGCTGTGGGTGCGCGGCCGGACGGTCCGGGGGGCGGAGGTGTTCGTCCCGGCGGGCGCGGCCTTCCTCCACCACCGTCCGCCGCCCGGTTGCGACGCCGCGCAGTCGTCGGGGTCCACGGGCCTCGCCGCGCACCCCGACGTGATGTCGGCGGCCCGGCACGCGGCCTGGGAGGTACTCGAACGCGACCTGATCCGGCGCAGCTGGTACGGGCTCGCGGACCGGCCGCCGAGCCTGCTCCCCTTCGCCCCGCCGCCGGCCCTGGCGGGGTTCCTGCGGTCGAGCGGGCTGACGGCGACGGCCTTCGGGGTCCCGGCTCCGGCCGGATGCGCCTGCGTCGTGGTGTGCCTGCACCGGCCCGACGGCACCGGTCAGGCCTTCGGCGCGCGCTGCGGTCCCGCGGACAACGTCGGGGCCCTGGCGGAGAAGGCGGCCTACGAGGCGGTCATGGTCCGGTGGAGCATGCGGACCCGGGTCGCGCGCCGGGCCTGGGACGAGTGGCACGGTACGAGCCCGCCCGTCACCGCCGTCCAGCACGCGCTGTGGACGTACCACCGCCAGGACAGCCTCGGCCTGTGGGACGTACGGCCGGTCCCGGAGCTCCGCCCCGGCAGCGGCGTACGCACGGACCCGCTGGACGTGCTCGCCGGGCACACCGGCCGGGACGTGATCCTGGTCGAGAGCACCTCCGCGCCGGCCCGTGAGGCGGGGGTGCGGGTGGTGCGCCTGCTCGCCCCCGGAGCCCTCCCCCTGCCGTCCGCCGGCCACACCGGCCATCCCCATCCCTTCGGGTAG
- a CDS encoding class I SAM-dependent methyltransferase — MNPVPPVSSPGYAGEFADDYDRWFSKPGVTGATVEALTALAGPGPVLELGIGTGRIALPLREHGIEVHGVDGSEAMLRRLRAKPGGAGIPVTLGDFTEVPVAGSFSLVYLAGGTFAELPDQAAQIRCFAAAAARLAPGGLFVLDAHVPEALAAAAGPEIVAEGEDHLVLCHRTLEPSAQRYRSHYVIHEDGRTRHLRVEFRYAGHGELDLMADRAGLRLKERWGSWTGAPFTRDSGYHVSVYERP; from the coding sequence ATGAACCCCGTACCTCCGGTGTCGAGCCCTGGCTATGCCGGGGAGTTCGCCGACGACTACGACCGCTGGTTCTCGAAGCCGGGCGTCACCGGAGCCACGGTCGAGGCCCTCACCGCTCTCGCCGGCCCGGGGCCGGTGCTCGAACTCGGCATCGGCACCGGGCGGATCGCCCTGCCGCTGCGGGAGCACGGCATCGAGGTACACGGCGTCGACGGATCCGAGGCGATGCTGCGACGGCTGCGCGCCAAGCCCGGCGGGGCCGGAATCCCGGTGACGCTCGGGGACTTCACCGAGGTCCCGGTCGCCGGGAGCTTCAGCCTGGTCTACCTGGCCGGCGGCACCTTCGCCGAACTGCCCGACCAGGCCGCCCAGATACGCTGCTTCGCGGCCGCGGCGGCCCGGCTCGCGCCGGGCGGTCTCTTCGTCCTGGACGCCCACGTGCCCGAGGCCCTGGCAGCGGCGGCCGGACCGGAGATCGTCGCCGAGGGCGAGGACCACCTGGTGCTGTGCCACCGGACGCTCGAGCCGTCGGCCCAGCGCTACCGCTCGCACTACGTGATCCACGAGGACGGGCGCACCCGGCACCTGCGCGTGGAGTTCCGGTACGCGGGCCACGGCGAGCTCGACCTGATGGCGGACCGGGCCGGCCTGCGGCTCAAGGAGCGCTGGGGCAGCTGGACCGGTGCCCCCTTCACCCGCGACAGCGGCTACCACGTCTCCGTCTACGAACGCCCCTGA